The Budorcas taxicolor isolate Tak-1 chromosome 2, Takin1.1, whole genome shotgun sequence nucleotide sequence ACAGGACTGGTCCCAGGCAGCGGTGTCTGGTTTTGGTCCTACAGAGGAGAGCTGCTCAGTATGCACTAACCTATGTGTCTGGTTGTTGAACTGTCCACAAAAGTTTTAGAGTCCTGGATGGGAAAACACTGCATGACTTTGGAGTTTAGAAACTCACTCTTTGGTGGGAATTCGTGAgtatctgtttttgttgttgctttctgTTTTAGGGAAGGAAAGTCATTGTCAAAAAGAGGACTCCCTTTCTTACAGTAATTACGCTTATTTCTCTTCGGATGATGATGCTTTCAGCACTCCATCTCATAAGAACAAAATGCTAAGTTTAAAGCATCTGTCATCTTTTCTCAAAATCACAGACTTTCAGTTACCTGACGAAGACTTTGGGTTTCTTAAGCTTGAAAAACTGAAGTCCTGCTCAGAAAAGCGGATGGAGCCTTTTGGATCAAAAGTACATGGAGAGGGGCATCTTAAAGGGGAAAGTTACATTGTTGTGGACGAACCAAGCCCTAAACAAAGCAATATAGAAAAGGAGGGCATGGAAGAGGAACTAATTACTCTACCAGGAAAGGCACATTCTAGAATGCCAAGCCAAAGAAGCCAGCCTCGGGGAAAGGACCTTTCTTCGTCCATTTTACTTTTCACTCCTTTGAATTCTGTTGCCTCTGATGATAATGACAGACTGACCGCAGACCTGTGCTCACCTGCTTTCCCCATATTAGGCGCTACTCCAGCTTTTGGCTCCCAAGCCCACAAGGAAAAGGTGTCTGCAGAGGCGGGTGGACAAACATGCTCGCCACTCCGTCTTTCTCGCTTAAAAGCCACAGTCAGCCTGCCTAGCAGTCGTAAACAGTGCAACAGCTGGAGCAGCCCCCCGAGATTAGATGGCAGCCAGCATGTTGCAGGAAGAGCAGGACAGCCTTCCTGCGACCCTGACTCTGGTCCCCAAGCAACAACTCTGCCCACCGAGTCTTTCACCTTCGAAGCAAGTCAACTCCAGGGATCACAGAGACATTCTGCTGAGCAGGTACAGACTGCATCCTTCATGAAATTTTCTCTGAAGGAATGAAGTGTCTTAGTGAATGTGGACTCAGTTTCTCAGTGTTTTAAAACGTTTTACCATGTTTCTTTGATATGACTTCACTGTAAATATTAAGTTCATTCTGGGGAAATTAGGAttaattaaaatatgtgtatttttaaggGATGCTGTTCTCTTTGTTATTCATGAAGCAGTTGCATTTGGAGCTTTGCTGCtgttatagaaaataaaacataggaAATAGTTTGAAGAATGAGTGATACAGACAGATaccatgtataatatatacattaatgATGTGACTTTTGTTTCCACAGACTGAAATTGAGGTTCCTGGTTGGGATAGCTTAAACCCGGGCACCCTACAGCTGGTTTCAAAGTTAAAGGTCAGAAGACTTATCTCTTGTGTCTTACATGCGAAAAATGCAATGAACTGGTTGGAAAATTCAGAAGATTTTGATCCTTGATAAAATagattcagaaaaacatttaaattctttttcacaGTATTTACCTGTTATATATATTCTGAGATCTTCTAAAGAAGTTTTTATGTCAAGCTATTGCCAAGAAAAACTTAAGCTAGGGAGCTCGACTTTGTATCTAAGTTTGAATCAGGCATTTTGACAGAGAGAGAGGGGTCATTCATGACTCTCCTACCCAAATAATATAGTACTTCTAGAAGAATCACTTACTTTATAAGAAAATGGGTAACAGTTCTCGATTATAACATAGTGAATGGTTAATTTTCATAGGCTGTGTGATGTATATGGTtctgagaaatataaataatattctggTAAATCCTGTGAAGTGAATTGGACCCATGTCCTGGTTAACTTTTTATACTTGAAATAGGATGGTACACAGCAAGGGTCTTCAGTCTTATTGCTGTTAACATTTGGGGCTGGATTATTCTCTATTGTTAGGGACTGGCCTGTGCATTGTATGGTATTTAGCAACAGCCGTGGTCTCTACCAATcacacccctcccaccccagcagtGATGACAGCAGTGTCTCCAGATATTGCTAACTGTCCCCCCTGGGGAGGGTTGCAAAATCACCACCCCTAATTGAGAACAACTGGTgttgaaaaaaagatttaaatccaCGTATTCCGAATCACTGTTTCTCCGGATCACTGGCTATTATGTGACCTGGCACAAACTGTTTAGCTTCTGGGTCCCagattccttttctgtaaaagatACACTTATGTTGTTTCGAAACTATTCTTAAATCAATTTTAATAACAGTTTCTGAAAGGAATCAGCCATTTCattcatattttcaaatttgtaGGTAAAAAGTTACTTGTTGTTGTTACAGTTTTTGGTCTGTTATGTATAGTTAAGCCTCTCCTCACTCTCCATTTCTAaaagtggtttgttttttttttatttacttacttgctttatttatttatttttttattttactttacagtactgtattggttttgccatacatcagcatgcatacttgctttatttttgactgcgctgggtctttgttgctctgcacAGGCTTTTCCATAGTTGCACTGAgcggggggctgctctctaggtgGGGCATGGGCTCACATTGTAGtgacttctcttattgtggagcctgggctctagggtacAGGGGCTTAGTtgacctgcagcatgtgggatcttcttggacgagggatcaaactggtgtatCTTGCATTGCAAGATgtattcttaaccagtggaccaccagggaagccctctgaaagcatttttttccctACATCAGACTTAAGAGGTTTGTCCATTCTGTAAGTCTTCCCCAAAACCTAGTTTTTTGTTGTGTTGATTGTTAATTGAGTGTTtggtttcctctttcatttttttttcctgtttttattgttAGTAAGTCCTTCTGTTTTTCATTGTGCctatttcattattctttttttttttactttattttactttacagtactgtattggttttgccgtacattgacatgaatttcattattcttttactAACTTCTTGATCTGCttgcttactttatttttatctgtattaattttttataaatattaataccttTATAATTATAGGAGTTTTTTAAAGTACTGCTTTGGCCACCACATTCTGCATCTTCATTTAGAAATAGTATGTTGTTTCAGTTTTATTCCCTCTTCAACCTATGGGTATTTCATTAGAATGTTTCATTTCCAAAGGTTCTTAAGGAACTAATGTTTCAATTAGTTCTTATGGCCTATGGTCTGTTTTGATGATTAAATCTGACTGTTCCAGTCTGGAGCTACACGTTTTAAAGTCAATCACTGTGAGTGTGTATGGCAATTTTTGTGATTACATAAGACCCACAAGTCTCTTTGACCTGCATGAAAGTTTAATCACATTCAGTTGGTATTTCATCTAATCCTTGTGATCCATCACTGTTGATGTTTATTCTGCCCCCAAGAATCCTTTTAACGTCATTGTTGTTGCCATTCTGTCAGAATCCTTCAGGTTCTTGTTCTGTGGATGTGAGTGCCACGTGGTGGGAAATAGCTGGTTTCAAAGAGCCGTGTATCATAACTGCTTGTGAATACGTCGTTTCTCTTTGGAAACCTCTGGATGCTTGGCAGTGGGAAAAAATTTATTCCTGGCACTTTACAGAGGTAAATCAGAATCTTATAGCTGAAAGAGATCTTTGCAATCAGTTGCATGGTAATACAGATGGGCAGCTTACCAAAAAGATGGGATCTGTGACTATGCAAGACAGAGCAGAAAAAcgatgtttttttcccccagtctttaattatgaaaatttccaaatatatgGGAAAGTGATATAGGGAGCACCCATATGCCCAGCACGTAGAGTGTAAAGTCAATACCATACTTTATCATATGTTTTTCCAGAGGTGGATTTTTACACTGTACCTGCTGGAGAAGCTTGAAATTTCATGTCTATTCTGACTTCTAAACTTACTGAGAACTCTCACCAGAatgttatttctgctttcttttagcTGTAGTTTCTTCTGTCCTTGTCTacctttgtatatattttacatggTTGCAGTCTGAATatgcttaaaatttttctgtcttttcttaccATATAAATATGTTTGCTTGTTTCTACATATTcttcctacttgtttattttgaattttatttttccagctttattgaggtgtaattgacaaatgtcatatatttaaaGTGCATAGTGTGATGATTTGATGTACATACACACTGTGAAAGGGTTTCCATAATCAAGTTAACCAGCATATCACCTCAcggtttcctttttttcccttggtgAGAATGCTTAAGATCGACTGTCTTAGCAAATTTCATTCTTGTACTCCAGTATACCCACAGCCAGTAGCAGTGTGTTTGGCAGAGTGCTgctcataaatatttgttcagtacATAAA carries:
- the PALB2 gene encoding partner and localizer of BRCA2 isoform X2 → MLSLKHLSSFLKITDFQLPDEDFGFLKLEKLKSCSEKRMEPFGSKVHGEGHLKGESYIVVDEPSPKQSNIEKEGMEEELITLPGKAHSRMPSQRSQPRGKDLSSSILLFTPLNSVASDDNDRLTADLCSPAFPILGATPAFGSQAHKEKVSAEAGGQTCSPLRLSRLKATVSLPSSRKQCNSWSSPPRLDGSQHVAGRAGQPSCDPDSGPQATTLPTESFTFEASQLQGSQRHSAEQTEIEVPGWDSLNPGTLQLVSKLKNPSGSCSVDVSATWWEIAGFKEPCIITACEYVVSLWKPLDAWQWEKIYSWHFTEVPVLQIVAVPDVCNLVCVALGNLEIREIRALLCSPDGKSEKQVLLSSGNIKAVLGLAKRRLVSSSGTLCDQQVEIMTFAEDGGNLKTGQLLKKMHIDDSYQASVCHKAYSEMGLLFVVLSHPCTKENELLGSPVFQLIVINPKTTLSMGVMLYCLPHGQAGRFLEGDVKDHFAAAILTSGTIAVWDLLLGHCTALLPPVSGQNWSFVKWSGTDSHLLAGQKDGNIFVYRY